One genomic region from Candidatus Nanosynbacter sp. TM7-074 encodes:
- a CDS encoding type II secretion system protein J, translated as MRKFNRGDTIVEVLLGVTIFSMVAVITLETMNRGMAISQYALETTLVRQQVDAQAEMLRYAHDTKSDIWKKLVDNNSVSASSVNDNEGGLGAESCPDNFSNKEFALAATPSLGSKISILNNPGDYKPAETYARVDSGTKKTYGIAVRLVKPSTAVGSRDSNKYDAYIKACWMPVGSKMPATIGTIVRLYDSGR; from the coding sequence ATGCGTAAATTTAACAGGGGTGATACTATCGTAGAAGTGCTGCTTGGTGTAACGATTTTTAGTATGGTTGCTGTTATTACGTTAGAGACTATGAATCGGGGCATGGCTATTTCCCAGTATGCCTTAGAGACGACGTTGGTGCGTCAGCAGGTTGATGCGCAGGCAGAAATGCTAAGATATGCTCATGACACAAAGAGTGATATTTGGAAAAAGTTGGTTGATAATAACTCCGTAAGCGCTTCCTCGGTTAATGATAATGAGGGTGGCTTGGGTGCAGAAAGCTGTCCTGACAACTTTTCTAATAAAGAGTTTGCCTTGGCTGCAACACCTTCACTCGGCTCTAAGATCAGTATTTTAAATAATCCAGGCGATTATAAACCGGCAGAAACTTATGCGCGAGTCGATAGTGGTACTAAAAAAACATATGGAATAGCGGTTAGGCTTGTTAAGCCAAGTACGGCCGTAGGCAGTAGGGATAGTAATAAATATGATGCGTATATAAAAGCTTGCTGGATGCCAGTTGGCAGTAAAATGCCAGCAACAATTGGTACGATTGTGAGGTTGTATGACTCGGGTCGATAA
- a CDS encoding PilW family protein, whose protein sequence is MTRVDKQGFTLVELMLAMAFISILLLSITMVGIQAGRMYSRGVVLRDINQAGRDISDTIRRDFLQANANKIDSSGLRVPNNSSWATGRLCLGSHSYIWNNPRYLDDPSLLGANRLFKVDGNPINLVRVVDVDGGLCKKDGSGKYPEMVDLAKSSNLLRSISSGDGSIGIHDVTLEKITSDDSREALYKLTFTLGTSKMSEIRNSSCKDPSETDNNFDFCSINKFEMIVRTNG, encoded by the coding sequence ATGACTCGGGTCGATAAACAGGGATTCACACTTGTTGAGTTAATGCTTGCGATGGCATTTATCTCAATTCTTCTATTGTCAATTACTATGGTGGGTATTCAGGCGGGTAGAATGTATAGCCGGGGAGTAGTGCTACGTGATATTAATCAGGCAGGGCGAGATATCTCCGACACAATTCGACGAGATTTTTTGCAAGCAAACGCCAATAAGATCGATAGCTCTGGACTGAGGGTGCCGAACAATAGCAGTTGGGCAACTGGTCGGCTCTGTCTGGGGTCTCATTCGTATATTTGGAATAACCCGAGATATTTAGACGATCCAAGCTTGCTGGGTGCAAATAGACTATTTAAGGTTGACGGTAATCCGATAAACTTGGTGCGGGTAGTTGACGTTGACGGTGGCTTGTGTAAGAAAGATGGGTCCGGTAAATATCCAGAGATGGTTGATTTAGCAAAATCATCAAATCTGCTCAGATCGATAAGTAGTGGTGATGGCTCGATTGGCATACATGACGTTACATTAGAGAAGATCACATCGGATGATTCCAGAGAGGCTCTTTACAAATTAACCTTCACTTTAGGAACAAGTAAGATGAGTGAAATTAGAAATTCTTCTTGTAAAGATCCGAGCGAGACGGATAATAATTTTGATTTCTGTTCTATAAATAAATTTGAAATGATTGTGAGGACAAATGGGTAG
- the xerA gene encoding site-specific tyrosine recombinase/integron integrase, translating into MFISEALTDFLEHLEVESGRSQKTIINYQLYLERFIDFAGDIPVDKITSELIRQYRLWLNRYKNDNTGESLSLITQSYHLIALRGLLTYLSRRDIKSLAADKIILPKTVRKQVTFLQYDEVLRMIEQIPTDTESGLRDRAIVELLFSSGLRVSELVNLNRDHINLTRREFMVRGKGQKDRPVFISKGAAEHVSTYLDSRTDNLPALFLSYSKRTVAPSTSGGYRRLSARSIQRMVSQYARLAGITKHVSPHTMRHSFATDLLMNGADLRSVQSMLGHSNISTTQVYTHVTDQHLKDIHERFHSDT; encoded by the coding sequence ATGTTTATATCAGAAGCCCTAACTGATTTTCTAGAACACCTGGAAGTTGAGAGTGGGCGCAGTCAAAAAACTATTATAAATTATCAGCTCTATCTAGAGAGATTCATCGATTTTGCCGGTGATATACCTGTTGATAAAATTACATCAGAGCTAATTAGGCAATATCGTCTCTGGCTAAACCGTTATAAAAATGACAACACAGGCGAAAGCTTATCTTTAATCACACAAAGCTATCATCTAATTGCACTTCGAGGGCTACTCACATACCTTTCTCGCCGCGATATCAAAAGCTTGGCTGCGGATAAAATTATCCTACCCAAGACTGTCCGGAAACAAGTAACTTTTCTGCAATACGACGAGGTACTGCGAATGATTGAGCAAATACCAACCGACACCGAGTCGGGGCTGAGAGATAGGGCAATTGTTGAGCTACTGTTTTCCAGCGGCCTCCGCGTCTCTGAATTAGTCAACTTAAATCGGGATCATATAAACCTAACAAGGCGCGAGTTTATGGTGCGAGGAAAAGGACAAAAAGACCGACCAGTTTTTATATCAAAAGGCGCCGCCGAACATGTATCCACATATCTGGACTCAAGAACAGATAACCTACCTGCACTATTCCTAAGTTACAGTAAACGAACCGTCGCACCCAGTACTTCTGGAGGTTACCGACGCCTAAGCGCTCGTAGCATTCAACGAATGGTTAGCCAATATGCACGCCTAGCTGGCATTACCAAACACGTAAGCCCACACACCATGAGGCATAGTTTTGCAACCGACCTTCTAATGAATGGTGCCGATCTACGCTCAGTTCAATCTATGCTAGGACATAGCAATATATCAACAACCCAAGTATACACCCATGTTACAGATCAACACCTAAAAGATATTCACGAACGCTTTCATAGCGATACGTAA
- a CDS encoding nucleoside-diphosphate kinase, with translation MSDSEKKYCGVERTLIVFKPDAVQRGIVGEILQRFERVGLKIVGVKMTSPSRDHYYAHYEDIGKLATRRGEGTLNITLDMMMDGPVIAMVLEGVEAVAVVRKIVGPTEPKSADMGTIRGDYSHISFGYADECQKGVPNLIHASGDPEEAVSEINHWFKPEELVSYHTLSEKFTR, from the coding sequence ATGTCAGATAGTGAAAAAAAATATTGTGGCGTTGAAAGAACGCTGATCGTTTTTAAGCCTGATGCTGTTCAGCGGGGAATAGTTGGGGAAATTTTACAACGTTTTGAACGAGTCGGCTTGAAGATAGTTGGTGTAAAAATGACATCGCCATCTAGAGACCATTACTATGCGCACTATGAGGACATAGGTAAGTTGGCTACGCGTCGAGGCGAGGGTACGCTAAATATAACGTTAGATATGATGATGGATGGTCCGGTCATAGCAATGGTATTAGAAGGGGTTGAGGCCGTAGCTGTCGTTAGGAAGATTGTTGGTCCAACTGAGCCAAAGTCGGCAGATATGGGAACTATTCGTGGCGACTATTCTCATATTAGCTTTGGCTATGCTGATGAGTGCCAAAAGGGTGTACCAAACCTAATCCACGCTTCAGGTGACCCAGAGGAGGCTGTTAGTGAGATTAACCACTGGTTCAAGCCAGAGGAGCTAGTTAGCTATCATACACTAAGTGAGAAGTTTACGCGTTAG
- a CDS encoding PH domain-containing protein, with protein sequence MTGQLKDNQFDGQRDGEQLLFVFRRHIIAMRKGFYLLLGSMALGSLPFLLWQDNLNLLWLFLGSFVFGLVLFSYHFLMWFYTYYIVTDQRIRQITQHGFFGKDVIELKLSKIQNISYNIPGFSGEMFKFGTIIIQTFVGDLVIKNVEHPDDVYNKLQDAVELSVKKEGDNEKSIES encoded by the coding sequence ATGACAGGACAGCTAAAAGATAATCAATTTGATGGACAGCGTGACGGGGAGCAGCTATTGTTCGTATTTCGTCGTCATATTATTGCTATGCGTAAAGGGTTCTATTTACTTCTCGGGTCAATGGCGCTTGGGTCGTTACCGTTTCTTCTCTGGCAAGATAACCTGAATTTATTATGGTTGTTTCTTGGTAGTTTTGTTTTTGGTCTGGTACTATTTTCTTACCATTTTCTGATGTGGTTTTACACTTATTACATTGTTACAGATCAGAGAATCCGTCAAATTACACAGCATGGTTTTTTTGGTAAGGACGTAATTGAGCTGAAATTATCAAAAATTCAAAATATTAGCTATAATATTCCAGGATTTAGTGGGGAGATGTTTAAGTTTGGCACAATTATTATTCAGACGTTTGTTGGTGATCTTGTTATAAAAAACGTAGAGCATCCGGACGATGTCTATAATAAACTACAGGATGCGGTAGAACTTTCAGTGAAAAAGGAGGGTGATAATGAAAAATCTATTGAATCGTAA
- a CDS encoding SurA N-terminal domain-containing protein, which translates to MKNLLNRKDKKQPKKLPTRITNDTVAQHREKVLAAGRKHKYPIQYTKRRLVWITMFVSVAILAIFVGLGWAQLYLWKDTSDIAYRITKILPLPVANIDGENANYSDYLLYHRSSLAVLQTQGQSDQKDKVKFYQNQSINKALEVAYAKRLARENNITVDDNKVQDLIKKQQESSKLSQSAYESVVKDNLHWSMDELKIAMKYTLLKQEVSFKIDKTADDLVSTIQNKVKSGKSLKDIADEMGNKVQPVFNLSVSTDNSDGGLTKSATLLAKGKISEPVKTLAGDGYYFVTLNSLEDNMVNYSYVKVPLTEFNNRFNYLKNNNKVKYFISIDK; encoded by the coding sequence ATGAAAAATCTATTGAATCGTAAAGATAAAAAACAACCAAAGAAGCTACCTACGAGAATTACAAATGATACTGTAGCTCAGCATCGCGAAAAGGTCTTGGCGGCTGGTCGTAAGCATAAATATCCCATCCAGTATACTAAGCGTCGATTGGTATGGATAACAATGTTTGTCAGCGTGGCAATTTTAGCTATTTTTGTTGGTCTTGGTTGGGCTCAGCTGTACTTGTGGAAAGATACTAGTGATATTGCCTATAGAATTACTAAAATTTTGCCCCTTCCAGTGGCGAATATAGATGGAGAAAATGCGAATTATAGTGATTATTTGCTGTACCATCGAAGCTCGCTGGCTGTCCTGCAGACCCAAGGGCAATCTGATCAAAAAGATAAAGTTAAGTTTTATCAAAATCAGTCAATAAATAAAGCCCTAGAGGTCGCATACGCTAAAAGGCTTGCAAGAGAAAATAATATTACAGTTGACGACAACAAGGTTCAGGATCTAATTAAAAAGCAACAAGAATCCAGCAAACTTTCACAGTCTGCTTATGAATCTGTAGTAAAAGATAATCTGCACTGGTCTATGGATGAGCTAAAGATAGCAATGAAATACACCTTATTAAAGCAGGAAGTATCGTTTAAGATTGATAAGACGGCTGATGATTTGGTGTCTACTATCCAAAATAAGGTGAAGAGTGGAAAATCTTTAAAAGATATTGCTGATGAGATGGGCAATAAAGTCCAGCCTGTATTTAATCTGTCTGTTTCTACAGACAACTCTGACGGTGGCTTGACAAAATCTGCTACATTGCTAGCAAAAGGTAAGATATCAGAACCAGTAAAAACCTTAGCTGGCGACGGCTACTATTTTGTGACGCTTAATAGTCTTGAGGATAATATGGTGAATTATTCTTACGTTAAGGTGCCGCTAACAGAATTTAATAATCGGTTTAATTATCTTAAGAACAATAATAAGGTAAAATATTTTATCTCCATTGATAAATAA
- a CDS encoding glycosyltransferase family 2 protein, whose protein sequence is MDIEIPLGKRTKKYRFFEILPGLLSYGAIILLIILSIVNPVLASIYLLTIILVAFVKTIAISYRVVSGHRNMERASRVDWSRRLMDLESPKESYSRLRDIPSGALLYKQHLENLRFMSAAEEGHFPKPGNIYNALIMPAYNESIEVIEPALKSVLETTYDKTRLIVVFAYEERGGAEIDKTAHILKEKYGKNFHSFHIVKHPKDLPNEVVGKGGNITYAGKWLQQYLQHEGIAFSDVIVTTMDCDNKPHKHYFDYLTYEYITHEDRKHLSFQPICLFTNNIWDVPAPMRVVATGNSFWNIISSMRPYSLRNFASHAQPMSALVEMNFWSTRTIVEDGHQYWRSYFYFNGNYEVVPMFVPIYQDAVLSNGYVKTLRAQFIQLRRWSYGASDVAYVGNNVFNKDRKVRFLPSLARFIRLLDGHVTQACIALIVAFGGWAPLVLNGEAARSVAAHQLPDTVSLIQQVAMVGILVLIFVSFKLLPPRPERYKKRRNILMVMQWALMPVIAIVYSSMASYNAQTHLLLGKYLDKFDVTEKTTVEMNDQGRSRGNKKRGDRVSSAD, encoded by the coding sequence ATGGATATTGAAATTCCACTTGGCAAACGAACAAAAAAATATCGATTTTTTGAAATATTACCGGGATTGTTAAGCTACGGAGCTATCATTCTCCTCATTATTCTATCAATAGTTAATCCTGTTCTGGCGTCAATATATCTTCTGACTATTATTTTAGTCGCTTTTGTGAAGACGATTGCCATTAGCTATAGGGTGGTTAGTGGTCACAGAAACATGGAAAGAGCATCTAGGGTTGATTGGAGCAGGCGTTTAATGGACTTAGAGAGTCCAAAAGAATCGTATTCTAGGTTGAGAGATATCCCCTCTGGGGCGTTGCTTTATAAACAACACTTAGAGAATCTGAGGTTTATGTCAGCTGCAGAGGAAGGGCATTTCCCAAAGCCCGGTAATATTTACAACGCCCTCATAATGCCGGCATACAATGAAAGTATTGAAGTGATAGAGCCTGCACTAAAGTCGGTCTTAGAGACGACTTACGATAAGACGCGTTTGATTGTTGTTTTTGCCTATGAAGAACGTGGTGGTGCTGAAATTGATAAGACAGCCCATATTTTAAAGGAAAAGTACGGTAAGAATTTTCACTCTTTCCATATAGTAAAGCACCCAAAAGACCTACCAAATGAAGTTGTTGGTAAGGGAGGGAATATTACCTATGCTGGTAAATGGCTGCAGCAGTATTTACAACATGAAGGAATAGCCTTTTCTGATGTAATAGTTACAACAATGGACTGCGATAATAAACCGCACAAGCACTACTTTGACTATTTAACGTATGAATATATTACACATGAAGATAGGAAGCATTTATCGTTCCAGCCAATATGCTTGTTTACTAATAATATATGGGACGTACCTGCGCCGATGAGAGTGGTGGCGACAGGTAATTCATTTTGGAATATCATTAGTTCTATGAGGCCTTACTCTTTGCGCAATTTTGCATCTCATGCACAGCCTATGAGTGCGCTTGTGGAGATGAACTTCTGGAGTACTCGTACAATTGTCGAAGACGGACATCAATATTGGCGTAGCTATTTTTATTTCAATGGCAATTATGAGGTCGTGCCAATGTTCGTTCCAATATATCAGGACGCAGTATTGTCTAATGGCTATGTAAAAACGTTACGCGCTCAGTTTATTCAATTACGCCGCTGGAGCTATGGCGCTTCAGATGTGGCATATGTTGGTAACAATGTATTCAATAAGGACAGGAAGGTAAGGTTTTTACCGAGCTTGGCAAGGTTTATAAGATTATTAGATGGACATGTTACACAGGCCTGCATTGCGCTAATCGTTGCGTTTGGTGGATGGGCGCCGCTTGTATTAAACGGTGAGGCTGCTCGTAGCGTCGCCGCTCATCAATTGCCTGATACAGTAAGTCTGATACAACAGGTGGCAATGGTGGGTATACTGGTATTAATTTTTGTATCATTTAAGCTTCTACCTCCACGCCCAGAAAGATATAAGAAGCGTAGGAACATACTTATGGTTATGCAGTGGGCTTTGATGCCAGTAATCGCTATTGTATACAGTTCAATGGCTTCGTACAATGCTCAGACGCATCTTTTACTGGGTAAGTATCTTGATAAATTTGATGTAACGGAAAAAACTACTGTTGAGATGAATGACCAGGGTCGTTCTCGGGGTAATAAAAAGAGGGGCGACCGCGTCTCTTCCGCTGACTAG
- the thrS gene encoding threonine--tRNA ligase, whose protein sequence is MSEDELKSMRHSLAHIMAQAVQRLWPQAKFGVGPAIENGFYYDIYLDGATISEDSLPKIEKEMRKIISANYPFERRDVAIDEAIDWAKENQQNFKIELLNDLKRSGTTVASELSGEDIGSANEAPSKVKAVSLYSQGDYVDLCRGGHVDSTGKVGAFKLTKVAGAYWRGNENNLQMQRIYGVAFATQEELDEYLENIEIAKQRDHRKLGRDLDLYTTSPLVGVGLPLFTPRGTILREVMSQYSNQLRQKFGFEKVWTPHITKKDLYEKSGHWAKFGEELFLVKSQETSDEMALKPMNCPHHTQIFASRPRSYRDMPVRYLETTTDYRDEKTGELGGLSRVRSLTQDDSHVFCRPDQIEEEINNLLSAARELYESIDMKLRVRLSYRDDSDSYLGDIDLWDSAQGQLKSAVERVGLDYFEQEGEAAFYGPKIDFMATDAIGREHQVATVQLDFVQPQRFGLEYVDINGNSTTPVMVHCALLGSIERFLSVFIEHTGGWFPFWAAPEQVRILTINDSVLGYVDKITTILSETTLTKPVKYNDVRFTLDLRNESLGKKIREATSMKIPVQLIVGPKDMEAGEASVRTQTGEEKIPLENLSGYLKSL, encoded by the coding sequence ATGAGTGAAGATGAACTAAAATCTATGAGACACAGTTTGGCGCATATTATGGCTCAGGCTGTTCAGCGTTTATGGCCTCAGGCAAAGTTTGGCGTAGGTCCAGCTATTGAGAATGGTTTCTATTATGATATATATCTTGATGGTGCGACAATTTCTGAAGATAGTCTGCCGAAGATAGAAAAAGAGATGCGAAAAATAATATCTGCTAATTATCCATTCGAAAGGCGAGATGTGGCAATAGATGAGGCTATTGATTGGGCTAAGGAAAATCAGCAGAACTTTAAGATTGAGCTATTAAACGACCTTAAGCGGTCTGGTACTACCGTTGCTAGTGAATTATCTGGCGAGGATATTGGCTCTGCAAATGAAGCTCCTAGTAAGGTCAAGGCCGTATCTTTGTATTCGCAGGGTGACTATGTCGATTTGTGTAGGGGTGGACATGTTGATAGTACAGGTAAGGTCGGTGCGTTTAAGCTGACTAAGGTTGCTGGCGCATATTGGCGTGGTAATGAAAATAACCTGCAAATGCAGCGTATATACGGCGTAGCATTTGCCACCCAGGAAGAGCTAGATGAATATTTGGAAAATATAGAGATTGCAAAGCAGCGCGATCATAGAAAGCTGGGTAGGGACCTTGATTTATACACGACCTCGCCACTAGTGGGTGTTGGCTTGCCACTATTTACACCTAGAGGGACTATTTTACGTGAGGTGATGTCTCAATATTCAAATCAGTTGCGGCAGAAATTCGGTTTTGAGAAGGTGTGGACTCCCCATATCACAAAAAAAGATTTGTATGAAAAGTCGGGTCACTGGGCAAAGTTTGGTGAAGAATTGTTCCTAGTAAAGAGTCAAGAGACTAGTGATGAAATGGCCCTCAAGCCTATGAATTGCCCGCACCATACACAGATTTTTGCCTCACGTCCACGAAGTTATCGAGATATGCCAGTAAGATATCTGGAGACGACAACTGATTATCGTGATGAAAAGACTGGAGAGCTAGGTGGATTAAGTCGTGTTCGTTCATTGACACAAGACGACAGTCACGTCTTCTGTCGGCCAGACCAGATTGAGGAGGAGATTAATAACTTGTTGTCGGCGGCTCGTGAACTGTATGAGTCAATTGACATGAAGCTAAGAGTTCGCCTGAGTTATCGTGACGATTCTGATTCATACTTAGGTGATATTGACCTATGGGACTCTGCACAAGGTCAATTAAAGTCAGCCGTTGAGAGAGTGGGCCTAGATTACTTTGAGCAGGAGGGCGAAGCGGCCTTTTACGGTCCAAAAATTGACTTCATGGCGACTGATGCAATTGGTCGTGAACATCAGGTGGCAACTGTGCAGTTAGATTTCGTACAACCTCAGAGGTTCGGGCTGGAGTATGTGGACATTAATGGCAACTCTACAACACCTGTTATGGTCCACTGTGCTTTACTAGGTTCGATTGAGCGATTTTTGAGCGTGTTTATTGAGCATACAGGTGGTTGGTTTCCATTCTGGGCAGCTCCAGAGCAGGTGCGTATTTTGACCATTAATGATTCTGTATTAGGCTATGTTGATAAAATAACAACTATTTTGTCAGAAACTACCCTAACTAAGCCCGTTAAGTATAATGATGTAAGATTTACATTAGACCTAAGAAACGAGTCTTTGGGTAAAAAGATTAGAGAGGCGACGTCTATGAAGATACCAGTTCAGCTTATAGTAGGACCAAAGGATATGGAAGCGGGCGAGGCTAGTGTTCGAACTCAGACTGGCGAGGAAAAAATTCCTCTAGAGAACCTCTCTGGATATTTAAAATCTTTATAA
- a CDS encoding MGMT family protein, producing the protein MENIKVDNLRDRVYVLMALLPSDKVTTYGDIAAMAGHPYAARQVGEIAHGGPSNLPWHRLVNSRGGLAVGFPGGQCAQRLMLEQDGILCDDRYRVANFKERRWRQN; encoded by the coding sequence TTGGAAAATATAAAAGTTGATAATCTCCGGGATAGAGTATATGTACTGATGGCTCTATTGCCGTCCGATAAGGTGACTACTTACGGAGATATAGCAGCTATGGCTGGACATCCCTATGCAGCCAGACAGGTTGGAGAGATTGCTCATGGCGGACCGAGTAATTTGCCGTGGCATAGGCTTGTTAATTCAAGAGGGGGTTTGGCTGTTGGTTTTCCTGGAGGGCAGTGTGCGCAACGGTTGATGCTGGAGCAGGATGGTATTTTGTGCGATGATCGTTACAGGGTAGCTAATTTTAAGGAGCGAAGATGGCGTCAGAATTGA
- the miaA gene encoding tRNA (adenosine(37)-N6)-dimethylallyltransferase MiaA yields MASELIGSSSKLPLIVIVGPTGSGKTSLAVRLAKKYGGEIICADSRTVYRGMDIGTAKPSLHEQRIVPHWGIDLVDPGVSFSAAQFKDYANRKIEEIRSRGNVPFLVGGTGLYVDAVVFDFEFGNDYDKDRRNKLQKMTVEQLQDYCIKQDISLPENNKNKRYLIRSIELAGQEVSRQPTPSKSTIIVGITTKKDLLTQRITGRAKKMFNDGVVKETIILGCQYGWTNEAMTGNVYPIIKKVVDGSMDQSQAVQEFIKRDIGLVKRQLTWFRRNPFIEWGDIDSCEHYLSRLLDDK; encoded by the coding sequence ATGGCGTCAGAATTGATAGGCAGTAGTTCTAAGTTGCCGTTAATTGTAATTGTTGGTCCAACTGGTAGCGGGAAAACATCTCTGGCGGTACGTTTAGCCAAGAAGTATGGTGGCGAAATAATCTGTGCCGACAGTAGAACTGTCTATAGGGGTATGGACATCGGTACTGCAAAGCCCTCGCTTCATGAGCAACGGATTGTACCTCACTGGGGTATTGATTTGGTGGATCCAGGAGTTTCTTTCAGCGCTGCACAGTTTAAAGATTATGCTAATCGTAAAATTGAAGAAATTAGAAGCAGAGGCAATGTGCCTTTTCTTGTGGGCGGTACCGGTTTGTATGTTGATGCAGTTGTTTTTGACTTTGAATTTGGTAATGATTATGACAAAGACAGGCGTAATAAGCTGCAGAAAATGACTGTAGAGCAGCTTCAGGATTATTGTATTAAACAGGATATCTCTTTGCCAGAAAATAATAAGAATAAAAGATATCTGATTAGGTCAATTGAATTGGCTGGACAGGAAGTGTCTAGGCAGCCCACTCCGTCGAAAAGCACTATTATTGTTGGAATTACAACAAAAAAAGATCTACTAACGCAACGGATTACAGGTAGAGCAAAAAAAATGTTCAATGATGGTGTTGTCAAAGAAACAATAATATTGGGATGTCAGTATGGCTGGACTAACGAAGCGATGACTGGTAATGTTTATCCGATTATTAAAAAGGTAGTAGATGGAAGTATGGATCAGTCGCAAGCGGTCCAAGAGTTTATAAAAAGGGACATAGGTCTTGTGAAGCGTCAGCTAACATGGTTTAGGCGCAATCCGTTTATTGAGTGGGGAGATATAGATTCATGCGAACACTATTTGTCACGATTATTAGATGACAAGTAA